AAATATGGGCATAGCCGTTTTCCGCAAGAAGCGCGTCCAGTTCATGGGCGATGCGGTCGGCCAGCGACAACCCGTGATAGACGAGCGCCGAATAGAGCTGCACCGCCGAGGCCCCTGCGAGAATCTTCTGATAGGCCTGCGCACCGGAGGAAATGCCGCCCACGCCGATCAATGGCAGCTGGCCTTCGGTCGCGCGGGAGAGTTTGGCCAGAACCCGTGTCGATTTCTCGAAAAGCGGCGCGCCGGACATGCCGCCTTTTTCCGCGGCATGGGCACTGTGCAGCCCGTCGCGCGACAGGGTTGTGTTGGTGGCGATGATCGCGTCGATACCGCTGTGGCGGGCCACCTGCGCGATGTCGATAATTTCGTCATCGGTCAGATCGGGCGCGATCTTGAGGAAGATCGGGATCGGGCGGGCCAATGTGTTACGGGTGCGGATCACATCCGCCAGAAGCGCGCCCAAGGCCTCGGGGCCCTGTAGGTCGCGCAGCTTTTCCGTATTGGGCGACGAGACATTGACGGTGGCAAAATCAAGCCACGGTCCGGCATGGGCCAGCACCTTGGCAAAATCCGCCGCGCGATCCACGCTGTCCTTATTGGCCCCCAGATTAAGCCCCACCGGAATGCCGGCAGGCCGTCCCGCAAGGCGGTGGGCGATGGGTTCCATGCCTTCGTTATTGAAGCCGAAGCGGTTGATGACGGCACGGTCCTCGGTCAGGCGGAACAGGCGCGGTTTGGGGTTTCCGGGCTGGGCGCGCGGCGTGGCGGCCCCGACTTCCAGAAAGCCGAACCCCGCCCGCATCAGCGGGGCGACCGCTTCGGCATTCTTGTCGAACCCTGCCGCCAGTCCGACCGGATTGGGCAGGGCAAGACCGGCGATTTCGGTGGCGATGCGCGGGCTTGTCCAGACGCCTTTCATCGGCACCAGACCAGCAGCCAGAGCGCGGATCGACAGACCATGCGCGCGTTCCGGATTGAAGTAATGCAGGGCGCGCAGGCCAAGGGACTCGATCAGGGGCATCACAGGGTCTCCGGAAAGATATGGCCCTCGGGGCCTTGGGGAAGCGGATGGGTGGCGTGGACCTCGTGCAGGGCCAGCGCGCGGTAGAGATGCGGGAAGAGCGCCCCGCCGCGCGAGACCTCCCATCTGAGCGCCGCACCCAACGCATCGGCGTCGACGCTGGCCAGCACCAGATCACCGGCACCGGCGAAGTGCTTTGCCGCGGTTTCGCGCATCTGCTCTGCCGTGGAAAAATGGATAAACCCGTCGGCCAGATCGACCGGCGCGCCCGATGTGGTGCCCTGCGCCTGAAGCGCCTGCCATTCGGCGGGGCGAAAGATCTTGTAAATCAGCATGGCGTTCACATGCCCAATGACGCGGAAATAATCAATCTCTTTCGGAAAAACCGAAAGAATCCGTCTTGCGGGCAGGGGCTGTCACACAGAGTTTTGACAGACTGGTCAAATTCTGGATCACTGGGACGCATCTGAGCGGAGGAATTTCATGACAACCCGAATTTCAAACGCCCCCTTGGCAGGGCTTGCGCTGGTGGCGGGGCTTTTTGCGGCGGATATGGCGCGTGCCGAGTTTACGCTGAATGTGCTGCATACCAATGATTTCCATGCGCGCTTCGAACCGATCAACAAATATGACGCGACCTGCTCTGCCGAGGAGGATGCCGAGGGGCAGTGTTTTGGTGGCTCGGCGCGTCTGGTCACGGCGGTCCGGCAGGCCCGCGCCAAGGCGGCGCATTCGATCCTGCTGGATGCCGGTGACCAGTTTCAGGGCTCGCTGTTTTACACCTATTACAAAGGGCGGGCGGCGGCTGAGTTCATGACCGTGTTGGGGTATCAGGCGATGACGGTGGGCAATCACGAATTCGATGACGGGCCCGAGACATTGCGCGCCTTTATCGACCGGCTCGATTTTCCGGTGCTGATGGCCAATGCCGACCTAACGCGGTCGCCGGAGCTGTCGGGGGTGGTCAGGCGCTCGACGGTGCTGGAGGTCGGAGGGGAGAAAATCGGCATTATCGGCCTGACGCCGCAAGACAATGCCGAACTGTCGAGCCCCGGTCCGACGATCACCTTCCTTGATCCGGTGCCGGTCGTGAAGGCCGAACTGGCCAAATTGCAGGCCAGCGGCGTCAACAAGATCATCGTGCTGTCGCATTCGGGCTATGAGGTCGACCGGAAGATCGCGCAAGCCGTGCCGGATGTGGATGTGATCGTGGGGGGGCATAGCCATACGCTATTGGGTAATATGGCGGGGGCCAAGGGGCCGTATCCCACGATGATCGGCAAGACCGCGATCGTGCAGGCCTTCGCCTATAGCAAATATCTGGGTGATCTGGAGGTGACCTTTGACGATGCGGGCACTGTGCTGTCCGCCAAGGGGCAGCCGATTTTGCTGGATGCTTCGGTGCCCGAAGACGGGGCGGCCAAAGCTCGTATTGCCGAGCTTGCCAAACCCCTTGACGAGATCCGTAACAAGGTGGTGGCGCAGGCGCACGGAGCGATCGATGGCGCGCGCGAGATCTGTCGTTTCGAGGAGTGTCCGATGGGCGACCTGCTGGCCGATGCCATGCTGGCGCGGGTCAGGGATCAGGGCGTCGATATTGCCCTGACCAACGGGGGCGGGCTGCGGGCTTCGTTGCCTGCAGGGGATGTGACGATGGGCGATGTGCTGACGGTCCTGCCGTTCCAGAATACGCTCTCGACCTTCGAGACACAGGGGGCGGTGATTCTGGCGGCACTGGAAAACGGGGCCAGCCAGATGGAAGAGGGGGCGGGCCGGTTTGCGCAGGTTGCGGGGCTGACCTATCGGGTGACCCCCGGCGCAGCAGTTGGTGCGCGGATTTCCGATGTGATGGTCTCGCAGAACGGGGCATGGGTCCCGCTTGATCCGCAGGCGCGCTATGGTGTGGTCACCAACAACTATCTGCGGGCGGGCGGCGACGGCTATGCCATGTTCCAGACCGGTGCCGAGAATGCCTATGATTACGGGCCCGATCTGGCGGATGTGCTGGCCGAGTATATGACCGCGCGAACACCTGTTACGCCTTACACCGATAGCCGTATAACTGTTGTGAAATAAGTGCTTGCTTGGGGGCTGTCTGAGGCCCCCAGTCCAGACCGGAGGTCCCCCCTTGTCCCGAGAGCCTATTCTGCCCGATCCTGCCGCCTTTCTGGTCCGCCTTTTCAAAGCGGCGGTGGCGGCTGCCGATCCGATGATCTGTATTCCGCGCGCCTTGGGCCCGAAGCCCGAGGGACGGGTGGTGGTTGTCGGGGCGGGAAAAGCCTCTGCCCGTATGGCGGAGGCGGTAGAATCGGTCTGGGGGCCGTGTGAGGGGCTGGTGATCACCCGCTATGGCTACGGGCGCCCGACCAAAGGGATCGAGATCGTCGAGGCCGCCCATCCCGTACCCGATCAGGCGGGGGTCACGGCCACGCGCCGGATGCTGGAGCTGCTTGCGGGGCTGGGGGCGCAGGACACGGTGATCGCGCTGATCTCCGGTGGTGGCTCGGCGCTTTTGTGTGCGCCTGCAGGAGACATCACCTTGGCCGAGAAACAGGCGGTCAATGCCATGTTGCTGGCATCGGGGGCGAGCATTGACCGGATGAATGTGCTGCGCAAACATCTGAGCGCGGTCAAGGGCGGGCAACTGGCGGCGGCGGCCTATCCGGCGCAGCTTCGGGCTTTGCTGATTTCGGATGTGCCCGGCGATGACCCGGCCTTTATCGCCTCTGGCCCGACCGTGGGCGATGCCACCCGTGCCGAAGAGGCGCTGTCCATTGCGCAGCGGTTCGGGCTGGAGCTTCCGGCCTCGGTGCTTGCGGTCCTGCACGGGACGACGGGGGTCGTGCCGCCGCAAGATCCCCGTCTGTCGCGGGCGCGGACCGAGGTGATTGCCGCCCCCGCACAATCGCTAGAGGTCGCCGCCGATCTGGCACGCCAGCAGGGGATGGAGGTACGCATTCTGGGCGAGGCGCTGGAAGGAGAGGCCCGTGAGCTGGCGGCTGCGCATGCGCGCCTTGCCTTGGAGATCGCGGCCAAAGAGGCGCGCTCGCGCCCTCTGTTGCTGCTATCGGGGGGCGAATGCACCGTGACGCAGCGTGGGGCGGCGGCGGAGGCCAAAGGAGGGCCGAATGCGGAATATGTGCTGGCCGTCTGCCAGACCCTCGCGGGGGCACCGCGCATCTGGGCGCTGGCTTGCGATACGGATGGGGTGGATGGCTCGGACGAGGTTGCAGGCGCATGGATCGGGCCGGAAACTGCGGGGCTGGCGCATCGTCTGGGTCTGTCCGCCTCCAAGGCGCTGGAGCAGCATGACAGTCACGGTTTCTTCGCGCGTTTGGGGCAGCAGGTGGTGCCCGGTCCGACATTGACCAATGTCAATGATTTCCGCGCCATCCTGATCCTTTAGTTGGAAAATTCGGAACAGCTTGCGCAGCGCCGCGTTGGTCGGGAAACCGATACCGGATAACGCAAGGAGAAAGCTATGATCGTCAAACGCGGCTCTGCCCATTGGGACGGCAGCATCAAAGAGGGGAAGGGCACCGTCTCGACCCAGTCGAAGGCGCTGGACGGCCAGCCCTATGGCTTCAATACCCGCTTCGAAGACAAGCCCGGCACCAATCCCGAAGAGCTGATCGCCGCGGCCCATGCGGCCTGTTTCTCGATGGCTTTGTCGGGGCAGTTGACGGGGGCCGGTATCACCGATGCGGCCATTGATACGACGGCAAAAATCTCGATGGAGAAAGACGGGGACGGCTTTAGCGTGACCTCTTCCGCGCTCAGTTGCACGGTGACGGCATCCGGCGAGGCCGAGACGATCCGCAAGGCGGCGGAAACGGCAAAGGCGAATTGTCCGATCTCGAAACTTCTGGATTGCGAGATCTCGCTGGATCTGACGGTCAACTAAGCTGCACGTGCTCTTCGCAGGGCAAGAGGGCTTGAGAGAGCCCTTGAGAAAATGAAAACGCCCGCCGGATACTGGCGGGCGTTTCCGATTGGCCTATCAGGCTTTTTTGCGACGGCGCAGGGCTGCGGCACCCGCGAAGGCGCCGGCCAGCAGCAGGCCGGTTGCCGGAAGCGGAACTGCCGGAACATCGAAATCTGCCGGAAGCTGGCTGAACAGGCCGATAGCACCCGCACCGGTCCCGTAGGGCGAGAGCGATGCCAGACCGGTCACCGAATAGCTGCCTGCGTTCAGCAGGACGCCCAGCGAGGAGAAGTCTTCCGACAGCCATGCGGTGTCGTAATCGCCTTCCCACGCACCTTCGGTATCGACAGAGCTGGTGATCATGGAGAAGAGATTGTTCAGGGTGACCGTGAACACATCCCCAGGTTGGTAAGCGTCAGTCACCAGCAGCCAGGAAGAGCTGCTCAGGGTGAAGTCGTAGCTATCACTAAAGCTCGAGCCGGTCTCGCCGAATTCGAAGCTCGTCCAGCCCCCGTCCACGGTGAGCGTGGTCGCAGAAGCCGAACCTGCAGCGACGGTGAGCATAACTGCCGCTGCCGCGATTTTGTTTTTGATATTAAACATTTGTGGGTTCCGTCAAAAAGGGGAGTCGAAATGTCAGAAGGGAGTGGCCGCGAGCGGTTACCCTTGGTCAACATGACGTGAAAAGAGTTAACTTTACAAGCCCTAATTGTAAATTTTTTTGATAACTATGCTTACTTTAAGCAGAGTTGTCTGATGGGGGAAGGGGGCCGCCGGTTGTAATGCCGCGCCGCATGGCCGTTGCGCGTGCCTGCGCGATCCGCTCGTAAACAGGGGTCAATGCGGGGTCGGTGGTCTGGGGGAATTCGATGCCGGTCAGCACGAATCGGAACCGTGCAGAGCTCTCGGCCAAGGCCTCGATCCGGTCGATCATGATCAGACCGGAGCTGTTGACGAGATCTTCCACGGGGCCGGCGGCCAAGAGAACCGCCTCCATCGGGCTGGACAGGCGAGGCAAAGCGCAGGTGATGAATTCCCATGCCCAATCAGGCACTTCGGTGATGACATAGGCGCAGGCCTGCGCCCATGTCACGGGGCCATCCAGCGGCGCGCGCAGCCAGTGCGCCGCCAGATCGTCGAGTGTCACGGGGCCTGCGGGGCAGTCCGGATCGTCCTGAAACCGGCTCAGAAGGTCCGGCGGCAGGACGGTCGGGCCGGTCACTGCATCAGTTCCTTGGTGGCCGAGAGTGTAACCTCGGGATAGTCGCGCACCACGCGGTCGATGTCCCATTGCAAGCGCGTCAGGAAGACGGGATCGCCGTCATTATCTGTCGCCATATGTTGCTTGTTGGCATTGATCAGCTTTTCTTTCGCGTCGCCATTGCCCAGAACCCAGCGGGCCGAAGTGAATTGCGACGGCTCGAATCGCACCGGAATGCCGTATTCCAGTTCGATTCGGCTGGCCAGAACCTCGAATTGCAGCGCGCCCACAACGCCCACGATAAAGCCCGAGCCGATCATCGGCTTGAAGACTTTCGCAGCCCCTTCCTCGGCGAATTGCATCAGCGCCTTTTCAAGGTGCTTGCCCTTCATCGGGTCGGTCGCGCGGACCGCCTGCAGCAGTTCCGGCGCGAAGGACGGGATGCCGGTGATATGCAGCATCTCGCCCTCGGTCAGCGCATCCCCAATGCGCAACTGGCCGTGGTTCGGGATACCGATGATATCGCCGCCCCATGCCTCGTCCGCCAGTTCCCGGTCGGCGGCAAGGAACAGCACGGGGCTGGAGATCGCCATCGGCTTTTTCGAGCGCACATGCATCAGCTTCATACCGCGTTCGAAATGGCCCGAAATCAGGCGCACGAAGGCCACGCGGTCGCGGTGCTTGGGGTCCATATTGGCCTGCACTTTGAAAACAAAGCCCTGCACTTTCTTTTCGTCGGGCGCGATCTGGCGTTCGGCGGCATTGGCGGGCTGCGGCTCGGGGCCGTAATTGCCGATCCCGTCCATCAGCTCCTTCACCCCAAAGCTGTTGATCGCCGAGCCGAACCAGATGGGGGTCATATGGCCCTCAAGGAAGGACTGACGGTCGAAGGCGGGCAGAAGCTCGCGGGCCATCTCGACCTCTTCGCGCAGCTTGGCCAGCAGGTCTTCGGGAATATGCTCTTCAAGTTTGGGGTCATCAAGCCCCTCCAGCTTGATCGATTCCGCCACCTTGTTGCGGTCGGCACGGTCCATCAGTTCCAGCCGGTCGTTGAGCATGTCATAGGCGCCAAGGAAATCGCGCCCGATGCCAATGGGCCACGAAGCCGGTGAGACGTCGATGGCAAGGTTTTCCTGAATCTCGTCGATGATCTCGAAGACATCGCGGGATTCGCGGTCCATCTTGTTACAGAAGGTCAGAATGGGCAGGTCGCGCAACCGGCAGACCTCGAAGAGCTTCTGGGTCTGGCTTTCCACACCCTTCGCCCCGTCGATCACCATGATCGCCGCATCTACCGCTGTCAGCGTCCGGTAGGTGTCTTCCGAGAAATCCGAGTGGCCGGGCGTATCGACCAGATTATAGCGGAAGGTCTTGTAATCGAAGGACATTGCCGATGCCGAGACCGAGATCCCGCGGTCTTTTTCCATCTGCATGAAGTCCGAGCGCGTCCGGCGTGCCTCGCCCTTGGCGCGGACCTGTCCGGCCATCTGGATGGCGCCGCCGAAAAGCAGGAACTTTTCGGTGAGTGTGGTCTTGCCAGCGTCGGGGTGCGAAATGATCGCGAAGGTCCGGCGGCGGGCGATTTCAGGCGGGAGTTCGGGACGGTTGCTCATGGATCGCCTCATACAATGGCCCGTGCGACATGGCAATTATGAAGCGTGTCCCTTCCTGCCGGAACGCCTCGCAGCGCAGGGTTCGAAAGGTCTTTGACCTCTTGCATCTTTTCGGTAACGTGCCCGTGATCGTTATTGGAGATTCTGCTGTGAAGAATGGTTTGGCATTGATTTGTGTGATTGGCCTTGTGGCCGGCTGCGGTGGCGGCAGCGGTGGCGGATCCGGCGCGTCGGGCACTCAGGCAATGGCGCTGAATGCAGCGGCGGCCGCTGAGCGCCTCGATACGCTCGAGCAGACCGAAGGTCTGACCGATTACGACAATCTGCCGAGCTCGGGCCGCGCGACCTATAACGGCTATGGTGTTCTGGTGAATGACGCGGAAGAAAACGGGTTCATCGGCAAAGCGACGCTGACGGCGGATTTCGGTGATGACAGTCTGAGCGGACATGTGGAGCAGTTCGGATATGCCGAGGCGGCGGATGGTGCCACCAAGCTGTCTTCTGCCAGCGGTCGTCTGGATATCACCAACGGCACCATCACGGATCTGGCCGGAACGGCGCAGATTGACGCGGATGTCTCGGGCAATGTGACGGGAGGTGGCAAGACCGTGGTGGTGGACGGTCAGGCGACGGGGACCTTTGTCGGGGATGATTACGATGGCATCGGTCTGGCGGCCTCGCCCGACACGATGACCGCAACCGAAAACGGGGTGCAGAGCGATTACTATCTGGCGGTGATCGGCGAACGCTAAGACGGAACCGGAGGGCGGGTCATGATGTTTTGCCGCAAACGGAGGACATCATCATGGCCCAGTCCGGTCACCGGACCCCGCATCGGCGGACCCCCGGGAAAACCGCCAGCCAGAACAATCCCGCTTTGAAAGACGCGGACCTTTACGACACCCTGCGTAGCAAGGGGATGTCGAAGGAGAAGGCGGCGCGCATTTCCAATGCCCATGCCAATCCCCATCTGCATCCCTCCGAAAAGGGCGGCAAGGCCCCCCGTTACGAGGAATGGACCAAGCACGCGCTCTATCGTCATGCGCAGGAGATTGGGCTCGACGGGCGCTCCGGCATGACAAAGCCACAGCTGATCAAGGCGCTCCGGCGCCATTGATCCCGTCTCTCAGCGGCGCTTGCTGAACAGCGTGTCGCGCCCGATACGCTCCAGCATCTCGCGGCCTGCCTCGGTGCCGAAATGCGGCTTATGTGCCAGATCCGGCATGCGGGCACGGATTTCGGCGGTCAGCTGTTCGGGCATTTGCGACAGGCTTGCCTCCGTCACCATCAGGCTTTCGATGGGGATGCCCTCGGCATAGATGATTTCGTGACGATCGAAAATCAGCGCGTAATAATCGACATATCCGCCCTCGCGGCGCCAGACATGTTCGTCATCAACCAGATGCTTGGCCTGCACCAGCAACTCTGCCGTATGGCCGATGCGGGCGGGGCCGCGCCGATACAGGAACAGCCGGTGATGCGGGCTGACCACAAGGTCGCCCTCATTGCCCAATGTGCCACTGGAAATCACCACCGGCGCGAAGCTGCCGAAGGCGCGCATGGTGGATTTCGTGATCAGGCGCAACGGCTGCGGGCCGTTATCGCGGGTCAGGATACGGTCGCCCGGTTGCAGGGTTTCGATAGGACGCTGCGCACCGCCTGCAATGGTGATCATGGTGCCGGTGGTAAAGGCCACGCAGATCAGGTCGGTCAGTCGTGCCGATCCGGGGTCTTCATGCGCTTCGAGCAAGGTATAATCGACCCGCGCGGCGATCGGGGACATCGGCAGCACAAACAGCGTGTCATCCGCACTATTGCGCAGCAACAGCATATCCACGCTATCGCCTTCGGGGGCCATCAGCACATGGCGCGAGACCACCTCGATCGGTTGGCCGCTCTGCCCGATATCCGACCCTTCCGCGATGCGCTGACTGTCCCCGTCGACCTCGAACATCAGCCGCAGCGGGCGGGCGTCGCGATCGAGTTGATAGACATCGCCGGGCACGCAGAAGGCGGCCAGATCCAACCCGTCGCCCTGATTGGCACCGGCGGTGACCCAGAACAGGTTGGCATCGAAAACATGGACAGTCTGCGTGGTTTGCAAGGTTGCTAGGCTCATGAGGACAGGACTATCGTGGCGTGAATATCTGGTATTAACCTATATTTCCTGACGATGGCTTAAGAAAGGCATGACTGTGTCAATCTTAGGCTTGCGACCCAAGAGCAGAGTGATAGCTGTTGGGATGATTGAAATTTAGGAGGGTCGCATGGATTTGGGTATTCGCGGAAAACGGGCCATTGTTTGTGCCGGATCTAAAGGTCTGGGGCGTGGCTGCGCCGAGGCACTGGCCGAGGCAGGGGTCGATCTGATCCTCAATGCGCGCTCGGCGGATGTTCTGGACGCGGCTGCACAGGAGATCGCCAAGACCTACGGTGTCAGCGTCACGCCGGTGGCCGCAGATATCACCACCGAGGAAGGCCGCGCCAAGGTGATGGCGGCGGCAGGCGAGGGGATCGACATTCTTGTCAATAATGCGGGCGGACCGCCTCCGGGGCTGTGGTCTGACTGGAATCGCGATGATTTCATCAAGGCGCTTGATGCCAATATGCTGGCGCCGATTGCGATGATGCAGGCGGTGCTGCCCGCGATGATGGAACGCGGCTGGGGGCGTGTCGTCAATATCACCTCGCAATCCGTCCGTGCGCCGATTGCCCAGCTTGGCCTGTCGAACTCGGCCCGTTCGGGGCTGACGGGCTTCGTGGCGGGCACGTCGCGGCAGGTTGCAGGCAGTGGTGTGACCATCAACAACATGCTGCCCGGCATCCATGCGACAGATCGCGCCGTGTCTTTGGACAGCAATGTGGTCAAGGCGGAAGGCATCAGCATGGAGGAAGCCAAAGCCCGCCGTGCCAAGACCATTCCTGCGGGCCGCTATGGCACAACGACCGAATTCGGGGCCATGTGTGCCTTCCTGTGTTCGCAGCATGCGGGGTTCATCGTCGGGCAGAATATCATGCTGGATGGCGGGGCCGCGAATATCTCGGTGTAATCCCCAAGACGGAAGGGGCGCGTATTGCGCCCTTTTCGCCGCAGGTGATGATTGGCAAAACGCCTGTTTTTCTCTAAGGACGGCGCAGTCGTTTTCCATCCGCCCCGCCGAGAACAGGACCGCCATGAGCCCCACCGCCCAGATCCCGCCGCGCCTAGAAGTTCAGGGGCTGTTTCGCAGCTTCGAGGGGCGTATGGCGGTGGAGGATGTGTCCTTCAGTATCCGGGCGGGGCAGGTGACCTGTCTGCTTGGCCCGTCCGGCTGCGGGAAGTCCACGACATTGCGGATGATCGCGGGCGTCGAGATGCAGGATCGTGGCCGGATTCTGGTGGATGGCACCCTGATCTGCGACACCGTGTTCCGCGTGCCGCCAGAGCGCCGCGCGATTGGCCTCATGTTTCAGGATTTCGCGCTTTTTCCGCATCTTTCTGTGGCAGAGAATGTCGCCTTCGGTCTTTCGGGGCCGTCACGGGTCAAGCGCCAGCGGGTCGAGGAATTGCTGGGCCGTGTGCATCTGGCCCATCATATCGACGATTTTCCCCACCAGTTGTCGGGCGGCGAACAGCAGCGCGTGGCTCTGGCCCGCGCATTGGCGCCGCGCCCGCGTATCCTGTTGATGGACGAGCCTTTTTCGGGGCTGGATGAGCGTCTGCGCGACGATATCCGCGACGAGACGCTGGCGCTTCTGAAAGAGGAAGGTACCGCCGTTCTGCTGGTGACACACGAACCCCAAGAGGCCATGCGGATGGCCGACGAGATCCTGCTGATGCGCGGTGGGCGTATTGTTCAGGGGGGCGCGCCCTATAATCTGTATAACGCGCCTGTGGATCGCGCGGCGGCCAGTTTCTTCTCGGATATCAATGTGATCCGTGCACGTGTCGAAGGCGCGCTGACCCGCACGCCCTTCGGGGAATTTCTGGCGCCGGGACGCGCGGATGGCTCCGAGGTGGATATCGTGATCCGCCCGCAGCATCTGAAAATCGATTTCGACCGTGCAGGGCAGGGGCCTTTGCCGACGCCGCAAGATGGCACCGCCGCACGCGCCCTTGTCGAACGCGCCCGCTTCATGGGACGCGAGAGCCTTGTGGAATTCCGGATGGAATATGACGGTTCGGTATTGAAGGCGACGGTGCCCAATGTGTTCCTGCCGAAAGCGGGCACGCCAATGTGGCTGATGATCCGGCGCGACCGTTGCTTTGTGTTTCCGGTCACCTGAGGTCCGGTTGCCCGCAGGCGTCTATGCCTTGGCGGCGTCGGGGGTGGGGGGCGCGGCCTTGCGCCGCCGTGGCAGGTCCTTGAGGATCTTCTGCCGTTCCATATGCGACATCGTTCCCCAGCGCGCGATCTCGTCGAGTGAGCGCAGACAGTCGAGGCAGGTCTGGCTGGCCGGATCGAAGGTGCAGATATTGCGGCAGGGGCTTTTGATGCGGGCCATCAGGTGCTGCGAGTCAGATTGGCCAGACGGTCCAGCGCCCCCTGCAGAATGAAGCTCGCGGCCACATTGTCGATCCGCTCGGCGCGTTTGGCGCGCGACAGGTCGGCCTCCAGCATGGCGCGTTCTGCAGCGACGGTGGACAGGCGTTCGTCCCAGAAGCCGATGGGGAGGTCCTGCATCCGCGCGATATTGCGGGCAAAGGCGCGGGTCGATTGGGCGCGCGGCCCCTCCGAACCATCCATGTTCATCGGCAGGCCGAGGATGATCGCGCAGGTCTCGCGTTCGGCCACAATCCGGAAAAGAGCCTCGGCATCGGCGGTGAATTTGGTGCGCTTGATGGTCAGGATCGGGCTGGCCACCGAGCGCAGCATATCCGACCCCGCCACCCCGATGGTTTTGGTGCCCAGATCCAGCCCGAGGATCGAGCCCATACGAGGCAGGGCGGCGGCAAATTCGGTGATGTCTTCAAAAATCATTGCGCAAGCCCGATCTGTTTTGCGGTAGCGGTGATATGGGCAAGTGCGGCGGGATCATCGGCCAGCGCGGTCTGCGCCTTGGCGTAAAGATCTGCCGCGCGGTCGGTCTGGTTCAGGGTCATCAGGGCCCGCAGGCCACGGTCCCATTCGGACGCGTCTCCGCCTTCGGTCTCAAGCCGTTCCACCAGCCCGTCGACCATGCCCTGAATCATCTTCTGCCGGTCTTCCGGCGTCATATCCTGTGCATTCCTGACGTCTTCCGCGCTGGGGCCTGTCTGGCCCGCAGCCGCCACATCAAAGGGCCATTTGCCCTCGGCGGCCTGATCCAGCAGGGTCAGGGCCTCGGGGGCCTTGGCAAAGACGCCGCGCGCCTCCGAGAGGATGGCGGTCACCTGTTCGGACTGGTCCAGAAGCCGCAGGCCAGCCAGAAGCGTGGCCCAGTCTTCCGCGCTGCCGCCGCGATTGGCCAGTTGGGTCTGCAGGGCGTTCACCTTGTCGGACAGGGCGGTGGCGCGCTGGTCCTGTGGCAGCTTCTCGGCTGCGATCAGGTCCGCAAGGCTCGGACCGAGCGTGCCCAGTTCCGGAGGTTGGTAATCGGGCTGGCCTGCAAGCCATGCAACGGTCGGCATATTGTCCAGCACCGGCTGCACCCAGTCATCCTGCCGTGTGCTGTCGCGCAAAAGGGCATCCCAGATGCGGAAGGTCCGGTCGGGACGGCCATTCTGGGCCATCATCAGGCCGATGTAATAGCGTGCGCGCCCGTTGGATTTGTCAAGCGTTACGGCCTTGCCAAAGGCGGCTTCGGCTTCGGGCGTGACCAGACCGCCAGCCGCGATCACCCGGTATTCGCCCAGACTGGCCGCATCCTCTGCGGTCGCCTTGTCCCCCAGAACCGCAATCAGTTTTTCCTGTGCCGCCACTCCGGCATGCAGATTGCCGACATTGATTTCGTTGCGCGCCAGAAGCCGCAGCCCTGCCGGATCATTGGGACGGGCTGCCACGGCATCGCGGAGCCTGTCCATCAATGCGGAAAATTGCGCATCGACCTGAGGCTTGCGGTATTTTTTGGCGAAATCGGCCTCTGCCTGATCCTGATGCGGGCGGCCCAGATAGCTTTGATCCGCCAAGGCCAGCCGCGCATTGATCGGCTGGTCCGCATAGCCATCCGCGCCCAGATCCAGATACAGCCCCGCTGCGCCGCCAAGGCAGGCCAGAATCACCACGCTGATCGCCAGT
The sequence above is drawn from the Thioclava sp. GXIMD4216 genome and encodes:
- the ruvX gene encoding Holliday junction resolvase RuvX, which gives rise to MIFEDITEFAAALPRMGSILGLDLGTKTIGVAGSDMLRSVASPILTIKRTKFTADAEALFRIVAERETCAIILGLPMNMDGSEGPRAQSTRAFARNIARMQDLPIGFWDERLSTVAAERAMLEADLSRAKRAERIDNVAASFILQGALDRLANLTRST
- the ccmI gene encoding c-type cytochrome biogenesis protein CcmI, with translation MLFWILIAVILVLVALIFLLPLWRQRDEADESDTTERHDMQVYRDQLAEVDRDLARGILSPDEAERARIEISRKLLEADRAARAASAPPRAPKAARLAISVVILACLGGAAGLYLDLGADGYADQPINARLALADQSYLGRPHQDQAEADFAKKYRKPQVDAQFSALMDRLRDAVAARPNDPAGLRLLARNEINVGNLHAGVAAQEKLIAVLGDKATAEDAASLGEYRVIAAGGLVTPEAEAAFGKAVTLDKSNGRARYYIGLMMAQNGRPDRTFRIWDALLRDSTRQDDWVQPVLDNMPTVAWLAGQPDYQPPELGTLGPSLADLIAAEKLPQDQRATALSDKVNALQTQLANRGGSAEDWATLLAGLRLLDQSEQVTAILSEARGVFAKAPEALTLLDQAAEGKWPFDVAAAGQTGPSAEDVRNAQDMTPEDRQKMIQGMVDGLVERLETEGGDASEWDRGLRALMTLNQTDRAADLYAKAQTALADDPAALAHITATAKQIGLAQ